Proteins co-encoded in one Spirosoma endbachense genomic window:
- a CDS encoding DEAD/DEAH box helicase yields the protein MNYLKATPIQELAIPKILAGRDLIASAQTGTGKTAAYLIPLLDRISHADHDHTSTLILVPTRELAKQIDEQVEGFGYFVQANSIAIYGGGKGDDWDKQRKALETGADIIIATPGRLIAHMQLGYVNFDRIDYLVLDEADKMLDMGFSDDILNIVNKLPTKRQTLLFSATMPNKIREFSSRILIEPEEIRLAVSKPAAGIDQQFYLAFDNQKLPLLAHLIQNSPTPVQSMVLFTSRKSEVNGIVRALSKLGYEARGISSDLDQDDREVVLRDFKNKAFPILVATDVLSRGIDIDNLTHVVNYDIPRDAEDYVHRIGRTARAATTGTAITFISDQDQNRIVSIEKLIEREVEKQSVTEELGMGKSPVFDPRRFSGLRGKAGFGRGKSRGKGRDGQKRPENGGGPTAEGQPDRRSREKRKPRPEGSATPTESVVNVAVDGEPRPVHAEGQVTDKPKRRKKRRRGPKGEKLEGSDAGSRQEQPTASVPVGE from the coding sequence ATGAACTACTTAAAGGCCACGCCCATTCAGGAACTGGCCATTCCCAAAATCCTCGCCGGACGTGACCTTATCGCCAGTGCGCAGACAGGCACCGGCAAGACGGCGGCCTACCTGATTCCACTGCTCGACCGAATCTCTCACGCTGATCATGACCACACCAGTACGCTCATTCTGGTGCCTACGCGCGAACTGGCCAAGCAAATAGACGAACAGGTTGAAGGATTCGGCTATTTTGTTCAGGCCAATAGCATCGCTATTTATGGCGGAGGAAAAGGTGACGATTGGGATAAGCAACGCAAAGCCCTCGAAACAGGGGCCGACATTATTATAGCGACACCGGGCCGACTCATTGCGCACATGCAACTGGGCTACGTCAATTTCGATAGGATTGACTATTTAGTGCTCGATGAAGCCGATAAAATGCTCGATATGGGCTTCTCGGATGATATTCTGAATATCGTTAACAAATTGCCCACCAAGCGTCAAACACTGCTGTTTTCAGCGACGATGCCCAATAAAATCCGGGAGTTTTCGAGCCGGATTCTAATCGAACCAGAAGAAATCCGGCTGGCCGTTTCGAAACCAGCCGCAGGTATCGATCAGCAGTTTTATCTGGCTTTCGATAATCAAAAGTTGCCGTTGTTGGCTCATTTAATTCAAAACAGTCCAACGCCCGTGCAGAGCATGGTACTGTTTACCTCGCGAAAATCGGAAGTGAATGGGATCGTGCGGGCGTTGAGTAAACTAGGGTACGAAGCTCGTGGTATTAGCTCCGACCTCGATCAGGATGATCGTGAAGTCGTTCTGCGTGATTTCAAGAATAAAGCTTTCCCAATTCTTGTCGCTACCGATGTTCTGTCGCGGGGTATTGATATTGATAATCTGACGCATGTAGTGAACTACGACATCCCCCGCGATGCCGAAGATTATGTACACCGTATTGGTCGGACAGCTCGGGCGGCAACGACCGGTACTGCCATTACATTCATCAGCGATCAGGATCAGAATCGAATTGTTAGTATCGAAAAACTCATTGAGCGCGAAGTTGAAAAACAGTCTGTCACGGAAGAATTAGGCATGGGTAAATCGCCTGTGTTCGATCCCCGGCGATTTAGTGGACTGCGCGGGAAAGCGGGTTTTGGCCGGGGGAAAAGCCGGGGCAAAGGGCGGGATGGCCAGAAACGACCTGAGAACGGAGGTGGACCAACAGCAGAGGGTCAACCTGATCGCCGATCACGGGAGAAGCGCAAACCTCGCCCCGAAGGATCAGCGACACCAACCGAATCGGTAGTGAATGTCGCAGTTGATGGTGAGCCTCGCCCTGTTCATGCTGAAGGGCAGGTAACGGATAAACCAAAGCGCCGAAAAAAACGTCGGCGCGGGCCAAAGGGTGAAAAACTGGAAGGGAGTGATGCCGGATCTCGTCAGGAGCAGCCCACAGCCTCAGTGCCAGTTGGTGAATAG
- a CDS encoding LysR family transcriptional regulator, producing MVINLEWFRTFKAIYETGSLTAAAQVLYISQPGVSLHLNSLEAHTGYKLFDRAARKMVPTERGKVMYNYIVEPINKLEVAEQQFQKSSKTDKATISIGMCFETFQFTLEPHLATLPFNVIIKFGDYPDMQQDLDKGLLDLIITPQKGIQANLDYRPFSKERIVLIGGAKSNTEALSDLLENKAFGEAEAWLKQQVWYSTAADMDNLKKFWHQNFFKHPDFKPNYIVPNICSIVRCLSDGVGFSIIPDFLCRDEIEAGKVKLVWAGQNVIENTLYFGTRKKTIYAHEISRIQQIFETQNL from the coding sequence ATGGTGATTAATCTGGAATGGTTTCGTACGTTCAAGGCTATCTACGAAACCGGCTCACTGACAGCCGCAGCTCAGGTTCTGTATATTTCGCAACCAGGTGTGAGCTTGCATCTAAATTCGCTCGAAGCCCATACGGGCTATAAGTTATTTGACCGGGCCGCGCGAAAAATGGTACCCACAGAGCGGGGAAAAGTGATGTATAATTATATTGTCGAACCCATCAATAAGCTGGAAGTCGCTGAACAGCAATTTCAAAAAAGCTCAAAAACCGATAAGGCAACAATTAGCATCGGTATGTGCTTTGAAACGTTTCAGTTCACACTGGAGCCGCATTTGGCGACCCTGCCTTTTAATGTCATTATCAAGTTTGGCGACTACCCTGATATGCAACAGGATCTCGACAAAGGATTGCTCGACTTAATTATCACCCCACAAAAAGGCATACAGGCCAATCTGGATTACCGTCCTTTTTCTAAAGAGCGAATTGTTCTGATCGGGGGAGCGAAATCGAATACCGAAGCGTTGAGTGATCTTCTCGAAAATAAAGCATTTGGCGAAGCTGAAGCCTGGTTAAAACAGCAGGTTTGGTATAGTACAGCCGCCGATATGGACAATCTGAAAAAATTCTGGCATCAGAATTTTTTCAAACACCCCGATTTTAAACCCAACTACATTGTTCCTAATATATGCTCCATTGTACGGTGCCTGAGCGATGGCGTAGGCTTTTCAATTATTCCTGATTTTTTATGCCGGGATGAAATTGAGGCTGGCAAGGTTAAGCTGGTTTGGGCGGGGCAGAACGTGATTGAAAACACGCTTTACTTCGGTACACGGAAGAAAACGATCTATGCCCATGAAATTAGCCGGATTCAGCAGATTTTCGAAACACAGAATCTTTAA
- a CDS encoding sulfatase family protein, with the protein MKYFLLSGFSTLVFLGLLTSFRPQFDNSPTRSSVARPNAARPKNIIYILADDHRYDFMGFTGKVAGLKTPNLDRLANEGAHVRNAFVSTALCSPSRASILTGQYAHTHKVVDNFAALTPGLKFFPHYLKQAGYKTAFLGKWHMGNTDDAPQPGFDYWLSFKGQGVYYNPTFNINGKQVSYTDSSYTSDLLTDYALKWLSSLDRNKPFCLYLSHKAVHAEFQPAKRHRGMYRNMPINYPQSMYLTATDTSKIWGPKPTQSPETGVLKVNMADMPAWVKNQRYSWHGVDYMYDGQIGFNDFYRQYCETLMGVDDSVGRVLKWLEANNQLENTLIVYMGDNGFSFGEHGLIDKRHMYEESMRVPLLIRCTDIIKPGTKLDQVIQNVDIAPTLMAYAGLSKPAQMQGNSFLPLLKGQTIPWRDRAFYEYYWEADFPQTPTMYGVRTGRYKYIFNHGVWDANELYDLQSDPQEVNNLIRSSEHQKIAQDMRNQVFDWLESTGGLQIPLHPIRQKRNDHRYKGTY; encoded by the coding sequence ATGAAGTACTTCCTGTTAAGTGGATTTAGTACGCTGGTCTTTCTAGGCTTGCTGACCTCATTTCGCCCCCAGTTTGACAATTCTCCCACCCGATCGAGCGTGGCCAGACCGAACGCGGCCCGTCCAAAAAATATTATTTACATACTGGCCGATGACCACCGCTACGATTTCATGGGGTTTACGGGTAAAGTCGCCGGATTGAAAACGCCGAACCTCGATCGGCTGGCCAATGAAGGTGCCCATGTTCGGAATGCGTTTGTAAGTACCGCCCTTTGTTCGCCCAGTCGGGCCAGCATTCTGACAGGCCAGTATGCGCATACGCATAAGGTGGTCGACAACTTTGCGGCATTAACGCCGGGCCTAAAATTCTTCCCGCACTACCTGAAACAGGCAGGCTACAAAACGGCATTTCTGGGCAAATGGCATATGGGCAATACCGACGATGCACCCCAGCCCGGTTTCGATTATTGGCTCAGCTTCAAGGGGCAGGGCGTTTATTATAACCCAACCTTCAACATCAATGGAAAACAGGTTAGTTATACCGACAGCAGCTACACCAGCGATTTACTGACCGATTATGCCCTGAAGTGGCTCAGTTCGCTCGACAGGAACAAGCCGTTCTGCCTTTATCTCTCGCATAAAGCGGTTCATGCCGAATTTCAGCCCGCCAAACGTCACCGGGGTATGTACCGCAACATGCCAATCAATTATCCGCAGAGCATGTATTTAACGGCCACAGATACCAGTAAAATCTGGGGGCCGAAACCGACTCAAAGTCCGGAAACGGGTGTCTTAAAAGTCAACATGGCCGACATGCCTGCCTGGGTGAAAAACCAACGGTATAGCTGGCATGGGGTCGATTATATGTACGACGGGCAAATTGGCTTCAACGATTTTTATCGGCAGTATTGTGAAACGCTGATGGGTGTAGACGACAGCGTTGGACGTGTGCTAAAGTGGCTGGAAGCGAACAATCAGCTAGAAAACACCCTGATCGTCTACATGGGTGACAACGGTTTCAGCTTTGGCGAGCACGGTCTGATCGACAAGCGACACATGTATGAAGAATCGATGCGGGTGCCGCTGCTGATACGCTGCACTGACATCATCAAACCCGGCACAAAACTGGATCAGGTCATTCAGAATGTAGATATTGCCCCTACATTAATGGCATATGCAGGGCTTTCCAAACCGGCGCAGATGCAGGGGAATTCATTTTTGCCATTGCTTAAAGGCCAAACGATTCCCTGGCGCGACCGGGCTTTCTACGAGTATTATTGGGAAGCTGATTTTCCGCAAACGCCCACCATGTATGGTGTCAGAACGGGGCGATATAAGTATATTTTCAACCACGGTGTCTGGGACGCGAATGAGCTGTATGATCTACAGAGCGACCCGCAGGAAGTTAACAACCTGATTCGTAGTTCAGAGCATCAGAAAATTGCCCAGGACATGCGCAATCAGGTATTCGACTGGCTCGAATCGACGGGCGGATTGCAGATTCCGCTTCACCCGATCCGGCAAAAGCGGAACGATCACCGATATAAGGGAACGTATTGA
- a CDS encoding helix-turn-helix domain-containing protein — protein sequence MTKQMLRLFKEKYYDEESVMILTIETANDYEQVMAVIETYLAKGSAAMTEVDLAELQRLSLLAERYEEEHYPMPVEPATLPEMIRLRMFQENLKQRDTAKVLGITETRLSEVLAGKRKVNMDLAKRLHDKLHIRADYILKMA from the coding sequence ATGACAAAACAGATGCTTCGTCTGTTTAAGGAGAAGTATTATGATGAAGAATCCGTTATGATTTTAACAATAGAGACAGCAAACGATTACGAACAGGTGATGGCCGTGATCGAAACGTACCTGGCCAAAGGATCTGCAGCCATGACCGAAGTGGACCTGGCTGAGTTACAGAGACTATCGCTGCTGGCTGAGCGATATGAGGAAGAACATTATCCTATGCCTGTTGAGCCAGCCACATTACCGGAAATGATTCGATTACGAATGTTTCAGGAAAATCTTAAACAACGGGATACGGCTAAAGTACTGGGTATCACTGAAACACGACTGTCTGAAGTTTTGGCCGGGAAGCGTAAAGTAAACATGGACCTGGCGAAGCGTTTGCACGATAAACTTCATATAAGAGCTGATTATATCTTGAAAATGGCCTGA
- the hisG gene encoding ATP phosphoribosyltransferase, with amino-acid sequence MSSVLRIALQKSGRLSEDSYQLFKECGIRFDYGTGKLKSVSSNFPAEFLFLRDDDIPGYVEDGVADLGIVGENVAVETGRPVQTVHKLGFSKCRLSIAIPRGSDWTGIQSLEGKNIATSYPNLLGNYLAGQGVRAEIHEISGSVEIAPSIGLAEAVCDIVSSGSTLMSNGLKEVETIFRSEAILISRSELDADKQALVDKLLFRIKSVQAAKNNKYIVLNAPNHALDQITSLLPGMKSPTVTPLATEGWSSVHSVLNENEFWENIEAIRAAGAEGILVIPIEKMIY; translated from the coding sequence ATGTCTTCTGTATTACGCATTGCCTTACAAAAATCCGGTCGGCTGAGCGAAGATTCGTACCAGCTTTTTAAAGAGTGCGGTATCCGTTTCGACTACGGCACTGGCAAACTCAAATCCGTTTCATCGAACTTTCCCGCAGAATTTCTATTTCTTCGCGACGATGACATTCCCGGCTATGTCGAAGATGGTGTTGCTGACCTCGGCATCGTTGGCGAGAACGTAGCCGTTGAAACGGGCCGCCCGGTGCAGACCGTTCATAAACTGGGCTTTTCAAAGTGTCGGCTGTCAATTGCCATTCCGCGTGGTAGCGACTGGACGGGCATTCAGAGTCTGGAGGGTAAAAACATTGCAACGTCATACCCTAACCTTCTCGGCAATTACCTGGCGGGTCAGGGTGTTCGGGCAGAAATCCATGAAATCAGTGGTTCGGTCGAGATCGCGCCGAGTATTGGTCTTGCCGAAGCCGTTTGTGATATTGTTAGTTCGGGAAGCACGCTCATGAGCAACGGCCTTAAGGAAGTCGAAACCATTTTTCGATCCGAGGCCATTCTTATTTCCCGTTCCGAACTGGATGCCGACAAACAAGCGTTGGTCGATAAACTGTTGTTCCGGATCAAGTCGGTACAGGCCGCCAAGAATAACAAATACATTGTGCTGAATGCACCCAACCACGCCCTCGACCAGATTACATCCTTATTGCCGGGTATGAAAAGCCCAACCGTGACACCTCTGGCAACAGAAGGCTGGAGTTCGGTTCATTCGGTGCTGAACGAAAATGAATTCTGGGAAAATATCGAAGCCATTCGTGCCGCTGGTGCCGAAGGTATTCTGGTGATCCCAATTGAGAAAATGATCTATTAA
- a CDS encoding type II toxin-antitoxin system HigB family toxin, with translation MVIVSQKIIREYASTHAQSTEALNDWFLKTKAADWGNFSDVKNTFNSVDYVGNDNYVFNIKGNHYRLIARIIFPVRTVFIRFIGTHADYDKTDASSV, from the coding sequence ATGGTAATTGTAAGCCAAAAAATAATACGGGAATATGCATCTACACACGCTCAGTCGACCGAAGCACTCAATGACTGGTTTTTAAAAACTAAAGCTGCCGATTGGGGCAACTTTAGTGATGTCAAAAATACCTTTAATTCAGTTGATTACGTTGGCAACGATAATTATGTATTTAACATAAAAGGGAACCATTATCGGCTGATTGCCAGGATCATCTTTCCAGTACGAACCGTATTTATCCGATTTATTGGTACTCATGCCGACTATGACAAAACAGATGCTTCGTCTGTTTAA
- a CDS encoding NAD(P)H-dependent oxidoreductase: MKTVFVINGGQKFAHSGGAFNETLTGWTLDFLRQHPDFDVKVTNINDEYDPLEEVKKYVWADIVIYHTPVWWFQLPYRMKEYLDRVFTAGHQQGIYTSDGRSRKNPAVNYGTGGTLHGRHYMLTTSWNAPKEAFTLPGEFFNQKSVDEGVMFGFHRMNAFTGMEPLESIHFHDVEKNVNIARDKLLYRAHLEKVLLGQSVAAVIINL, encoded by the coding sequence ATGAAAACGGTATTTGTCATCAACGGCGGTCAAAAGTTTGCTCATTCGGGTGGCGCATTTAACGAAACACTAACAGGCTGGACACTGGATTTCCTGCGCCAACACCCTGATTTTGACGTAAAAGTTACAAACATCAACGATGAATACGACCCACTTGAGGAAGTCAAAAAATATGTCTGGGCTGATATTGTGATTTATCATACGCCTGTCTGGTGGTTCCAGTTACCTTACCGAATGAAAGAATATCTTGACCGGGTATTTACAGCTGGTCATCAGCAGGGAATTTACACCAGTGATGGCCGTTCGCGTAAAAATCCAGCTGTAAACTATGGTACTGGTGGCACACTTCATGGTCGGCACTACATGCTTACCACAAGCTGGAATGCACCTAAGGAAGCGTTTACACTGCCAGGCGAATTTTTTAATCAAAAAAGCGTGGACGAAGGGGTCATGTTCGGTTTTCACCGAATGAATGCGTTCACGGGTATGGAGCCGCTGGAAAGTATTCACTTTCACGACGTTGAAAAAAATGTGAATATCGCTCGGGATAAACTGCTTTATAGGGCTCATCTGGAGAAAGTACTATTGGGCCAGTCCGTTGCTGCTGTGATTATAAACCTATAA
- a CDS encoding Gfo/Idh/MocA family protein, with product MAALISRRTSLQALSLVVGGALVQPTELIADRAPKAKKLGIALVGLGNYATNQLAPALLETQNCYLAGIVTGSPEKARSWAATYNIPAKNIYNYQTFDQIRDNPAIDIVYVVLPNFLHAEYTIRAAQAGKHVICEKPMAMNAAEARQMITACEKAGVQLSVGYRLYFEPHHLEMRRLATEKTFGHVKVIESGLGFTVPGPNSWRLDKKIGGGGAIMDLGVYAIQGARRTLNADPISVTAQAFTFDKEHFKDIYETVFWQFEFPDGTVAHSSTTYSSYVDRLYVTCERGWFKLEPSFNATGAQGITSKGAMEVPSPRFQQTAQMDAFIQSIQNKTKPEASGEEGWKDIKLIGAILQAADTGRKITIDWRV from the coding sequence ATGGCGGCCCTTATCTCTCGTAGAACCTCCCTGCAAGCACTTTCTTTGGTCGTTGGCGGAGCACTCGTTCAACCAACAGAATTGATTGCCGATCGTGCACCTAAAGCAAAAAAACTGGGTATCGCACTCGTAGGACTCGGTAATTATGCCACGAATCAACTGGCTCCGGCACTGCTCGAAACCCAGAATTGTTACCTTGCCGGTATCGTAACGGGGTCGCCCGAAAAGGCCAGATCGTGGGCGGCTACCTACAACATTCCGGCGAAGAACATCTACAATTATCAGACATTCGATCAGATTCGGGATAATCCTGCCATCGATATTGTCTATGTCGTTTTGCCTAATTTTCTCCATGCCGAATACACGATTCGGGCTGCTCAGGCGGGTAAACATGTCATTTGTGAGAAACCAATGGCTATGAACGCGGCCGAAGCCCGGCAGATGATTACGGCCTGTGAGAAAGCCGGGGTTCAGCTATCGGTCGGTTATCGGCTTTACTTCGAACCGCATCATCTGGAGATGCGCCGGTTGGCAACCGAGAAAACCTTTGGCCACGTAAAGGTGATTGAATCGGGATTGGGTTTTACCGTACCGGGGCCAAATTCCTGGCGACTTGACAAGAAAATCGGTGGAGGTGGGGCCATTATGGATCTGGGTGTTTATGCGATCCAGGGTGCCCGCCGAACCCTCAATGCCGACCCAATCAGCGTGACTGCTCAGGCATTTACGTTCGATAAGGAGCATTTCAAGGATATCTACGAGACCGTATTCTGGCAGTTTGAATTTCCGGATGGCACAGTCGCTCACTCCAGCACGACCTATTCGTCGTACGTAGATCGACTTTATGTTACCTGCGAACGGGGCTGGTTTAAACTCGAACCGTCTTTCAATGCAACGGGGGCGCAGGGAATCACCAGCAAGGGTGCGATGGAAGTGCCCTCACCCCGTTTCCAGCAAACTGCCCAGATGGATGCCTTTATTCAGTCGATTCAGAATAAAACAAAACCGGAAGCATCGGGCGAAGAAGGTTGGAAAGACATAAAATTAATCGGTGCGATACTACAGGCTGCCGATACCGGCCGAAAAATAACCATCGACTGGCGGGTCTAA
- a CDS encoding glutaminase family protein: MHDKKSTRLLFFLIVSLLIQGIHAQSLRPPAYPLVTHDPYFSVWSTTDKLTDSPTRHWTGKPQSLEGMIRVDGKVYQFLGAVPTTYAPILPTAELKPYTALYTTTKPGDGWEKPGFNASSWTSAPGPFGDTPEARTRWTNSESMKDGIYIRREFTYDGKADPANLLLSINHDDDVEVYLNGTKILAKPDYLNEYVNLPLSAEGQKALQAGKNVLAIHCVSPRGGSFIDVGIVNPIKSSAVTVATQTAVTVSATQTEYTFTAGPVGLTVNFLSPLLLDELEVASRPVTYVTFNAQSSDGKPHSVQILFTESATMATNTAGQNVLTKAGQAPGLSYQTVGTQDQPVLAQKGDNVRIDWGYAYLAVPQPSASSRTGSGKVADLKQLFFDKGQLSGTADKAMAEPAQTMAVAAVLDLGSVTKPIARHLMLAYDDLYSVQYFQQNLRAWWNRDGKTTMPDLLQTAEKDYSRLRQKCTAFDAKVRADAEKAGGKEYADLCVLAYRQAIAAHKIVAGPKGAGKEAPVLFFSKENFSNGSIGTVDITYPSAPLLLLYNNELAKGLLRFIFDYSESGRWKKDFPAHDVGTYPLANGQTYGEDMPVEEAGNMMILTAAVAQVDGKPDFAREHWPTLTKWVDFLKRDGFDPTNQLCTDDFAGHLARNANLSAKAIVGIACYGKLARMMGDQKTADEHFALARELARKWMQLDADGDHYALTFDKTAGSWSQKYNIVWDKLLDLNVFPEEVAKKEIAFYLNHQNTYGLPLDSRKTYTKSDWIMWTATLADSDADFQALIKPVWKFANETPSRVPLTDWHETTNAKQVGFQARSVVGGYYIKLLQKQLKK; this comes from the coding sequence ATGCACGACAAAAAATCAACCCGTTTACTCTTCTTTCTAATCGTTTCCCTACTGATACAGGGGATACACGCTCAGTCGCTGCGACCACCTGCTTACCCGCTCGTGACGCACGATCCCTACTTCAGCGTCTGGAGTACCACCGATAAACTTACCGATTCGCCAACGCGCCACTGGACTGGTAAACCACAGTCGCTCGAAGGAATGATTCGGGTCGATGGAAAAGTATACCAGTTTCTGGGAGCCGTTCCGACCACCTACGCGCCAATTCTGCCAACTGCCGAACTGAAGCCTTATACCGCTTTATACACAACGACGAAACCCGGCGACGGTTGGGAAAAGCCCGGCTTCAATGCCAGCAGCTGGACATCGGCACCGGGTCCTTTCGGCGATACACCCGAAGCGCGAACCCGCTGGACAAACAGCGAATCCATGAAAGATGGAATCTACATCCGGCGTGAGTTCACCTATGATGGCAAGGCTGATCCAGCCAATTTGCTGTTGTCGATCAATCACGATGACGATGTAGAGGTGTATCTGAATGGCACCAAAATTTTGGCTAAACCGGATTACTTAAACGAATACGTAAACCTGCCCCTGTCGGCTGAAGGCCAAAAGGCTTTACAGGCTGGTAAAAATGTGCTGGCAATTCATTGTGTTAGTCCACGGGGTGGGTCGTTTATTGACGTAGGCATTGTCAATCCCATAAAATCCTCTGCCGTAACAGTGGCCACGCAAACGGCGGTAACGGTATCGGCTACCCAAACTGAATATACTTTTACCGCGGGGCCAGTCGGGCTGACCGTTAATTTTCTATCGCCACTGCTGCTCGACGAGCTCGAAGTGGCTTCCCGGCCTGTAACCTATGTGACGTTCAATGCGCAATCGAGCGACGGTAAGCCGCATTCGGTGCAGATTCTGTTCACCGAATCGGCCACAATGGCTACCAATACTGCCGGGCAGAACGTACTGACGAAAGCTGGCCAGGCTCCGGGGTTATCGTATCAAACGGTCGGCACACAGGACCAGCCGGTGCTGGCCCAAAAAGGTGATAACGTTCGTATCGATTGGGGCTATGCCTATCTGGCGGTGCCGCAACCATCGGCTAGCAGCCGTACCGGATCAGGAAAAGTAGCCGATCTTAAGCAGCTATTTTTCGACAAGGGCCAGCTTTCGGGAACCGCAGATAAAGCAATGGCCGAACCGGCACAGACAATGGCCGTAGCCGCTGTGCTTGATTTGGGCAGCGTAACCAAACCGATTGCCCGGCATTTGATGCTGGCCTACGATGATCTATACTCGGTTCAGTACTTTCAGCAGAATCTGCGGGCCTGGTGGAATCGCGACGGTAAAACAACCATGCCCGATTTACTGCAAACGGCGGAGAAAGACTATTCGCGGCTACGCCAGAAATGTACCGCCTTCGATGCCAAAGTACGTGCTGATGCCGAAAAAGCAGGTGGTAAGGAGTATGCTGATTTGTGCGTTCTGGCCTACCGGCAGGCTATTGCTGCCCATAAAATTGTGGCAGGTCCCAAAGGAGCAGGGAAGGAAGCGCCCGTTCTTTTCTTCTCGAAAGAGAATTTTTCCAATGGGTCAATTGGAACGGTGGACATAACCTACCCATCAGCTCCGTTACTTCTTCTCTACAACAATGAGTTGGCGAAGGGTCTGCTCCGGTTTATCTTCGATTATAGCGAGTCCGGGCGCTGGAAAAAGGATTTTCCGGCACATGATGTAGGCACTTATCCGCTGGCAAACGGGCAAACGTATGGCGAAGATATGCCCGTGGAAGAAGCCGGAAATATGATGATTCTGACAGCTGCCGTGGCTCAGGTTGACGGTAAGCCTGACTTCGCCCGTGAGCACTGGCCGACACTGACCAAATGGGTTGACTTTCTGAAACGCGATGGGTTCGATCCGACCAATCAGCTTTGTACCGATGATTTTGCCGGCCATCTGGCCCGTAATGCCAATTTATCGGCAAAAGCTATTGTCGGCATTGCCTGTTATGGTAAACTGGCCCGGATGATGGGTGATCAGAAAACGGCCGATGAGCATTTTGCACTGGCTCGCGAGCTGGCTCGCAAGTGGATGCAACTCGATGCGGATGGTGATCATTATGCGCTTACGTTCGACAAAACGGCGGGAAGCTGGAGCCAGAAGTATAACATCGTCTGGGATAAGTTGCTGGATCTGAACGTGTTTCCGGAGGAGGTGGCTAAAAAAGAGATTGCCTTTTATCTCAATCATCAGAATACATACGGACTGCCGCTGGACAGCCGGAAAACCTACACAAAATCGGACTGGATCATGTGGACCGCTACTCTGGCTGATTCAGATGCCGATTTCCAGGCCTTAATTAAGCCAGTCTGGAAGTTTGCCAACGAAACGCCAAGCCGTGTGCCGCTCACTGACTGGCACGAAACAACGAACGCCAAACAGGTTGGTTTTCAGGCTCGATCGGTGGTAGGGGGGTACTACATTAAGCTGCTACAGAAGCAGTTGAAAAAATAG